In Neisseria brasiliensis, the following proteins share a genomic window:
- a CDS encoding DMT family transporter: MAWIYLISAGLMEIGWPLGLKLAQHPGWRWQGLALAVIFMGVSGFLLFLAQKTIPMGTAYAVWTGIGAVGAFAVGVVFFGDPASFGRWLGAALIISGVIVMKLTS, translated from the coding sequence ATGGCATGGATTTATTTGATTAGCGCAGGTTTGATGGAAATCGGCTGGCCGCTGGGTTTGAAACTCGCCCAACACCCCGGCTGGCGTTGGCAAGGTCTTGCCTTGGCGGTCATTTTCATGGGCGTGAGCGGCTTTTTACTCTTTCTCGCGCAAAAAACCATTCCGATGGGCACCGCCTATGCGGTGTGGACCGGCATCGGTGCGGTCGGTGCATTTGCCGTCGGCGTAGTCTTTTTCGGCGACCCCGCTTCGTTCGGCCGCTGGCTGGGCGCGGCGCTGATTATCTCGGGGGTGATTGTGATGAAACTCACGTCTTGA
- the aat gene encoding leucyl/phenylalanyl-tRNA--protein transferase, with protein MNIPFLPPQDYRFPNPDYALAHCDGLVGVSADLDEGRLLSAYRGGIFPWFSENGLFYWFATAPRTVLFPEKIHIGKSLAKTLRNKPYVVSVNQDFAAVVGHCAAVSRPEQSGTWIAPEFQTAYARLHDIGHAHSFECWYPDEQGRLKLAGGFYGVQIGRVFYGESMFALAPDASKIAFACAVPYLAERGIALIDCQQDTAHLARFGSEQIEFHDFQTALHRLNAMPLPKPIGCEVVRTTL; from the coding sequence ATGAACATTCCCTTTCTACCCCCACAAGATTACCGCTTTCCCAATCCCGATTACGCGTTGGCGCATTGCGACGGCTTGGTCGGCGTGAGCGCGGATTTGGACGAGGGGCGTTTGCTGTCGGCTTATCGCGGCGGCATTTTTCCGTGGTTTTCTGAAAATGGGTTGTTTTACTGGTTCGCTACCGCACCGCGCACGGTGTTGTTTCCCGAAAAAATCCACATCGGCAAATCCTTAGCCAAAACCTTGCGCAACAAGCCTTATGTGGTGAGCGTGAACCAAGATTTTGCCGCCGTAGTCGGCCATTGCGCCGCCGTGTCGCGACCGGAGCAAAGCGGCACATGGATTGCGCCCGAGTTTCAGACGGCCTATGCACGTTTGCACGACATTGGTCACGCGCATTCGTTTGAATGTTGGTATCCCGACGAACAAGGCCGTCTGAAACTGGCGGGCGGCTTTTACGGCGTGCAAATCGGGCGCGTGTTTTACGGCGAATCCATGTTTGCCTTGGCGCCTGATGCGTCCAAAATCGCCTTTGCCTGTGCCGTGCCTTATTTGGCGGAACGAGGCATTGCATTGATTGACTGCCAGCAAGACACCGCACACTTGGCGCGCTTTGGTTCGGAGCAAATCGAATTTCATGATTTTCAGACGGCCTTACACAGGCTAAACGCCATGCCGTTGCCGAAGCCCATTGGTTGTGAAGTGGTGCGGACGACGCTTTGA
- a CDS encoding NAD(P)H-binding protein produces the protein MILVFGANGASGRALLQRLAPANTTAVLRKAPEDGFFDTLGVQTAYADALSANDCAEAVRNSRPQLIVSLVGGKNEQGVRSDAEGNINIIRAAQQHAPDAHIVLVTSMGCGEQYDHMSETFKQVLGEAVLAKTEAENALKNSGLAYTIVRPCGLSNGEDSNFALHEIITGPPSRYMSRHGLAAALQHIIDAPDVRRGKVYSVMSE, from the coding sequence ATGATTTTAGTATTCGGCGCCAACGGCGCTTCCGGCCGCGCACTGCTGCAACGGCTCGCCCCGGCAAACACCACCGCCGTATTGCGCAAAGCTCCCGAAGACGGCTTTTTCGACACCCTCGGCGTTCAGACGGCCTATGCAGACGCCCTGTCCGCAAACGACTGCGCCGAAGCGGTGCGCAACAGCCGTCCCCAACTGATCGTCAGCCTCGTCGGCGGCAAAAACGAACAAGGCGTGCGCAGCGATGCCGAGGGCAACATCAACATCATCCGAGCCGCGCAGCAACACGCCCCCGACGCACACATTGTATTGGTCACCAGCATGGGTTGCGGCGAACAATACGACCATATGAGCGAGACCTTCAAACAGGTGCTCGGCGAAGCGGTGCTGGCCAAAACCGAAGCGGAAAACGCACTAAAAAACAGCGGGTTGGCCTACACCATCGTCCGTCCGTGCGGCCTGAGTAACGGCGAAGACAGCAATTTTGCCCTGCATGAAATCATCACCGGTCCGCCAAGCCGCTACATGAGCCGCCACGGCCTGGCCGCCGCGCTGCAACACATCATCGACGCCCCCGACGTCCGCCGCGGCAAAGTGTATTCGGTAATGAGCGAATAA
- a CDS encoding outer membrane protein assembly factor BamE, giving the protein MNKTLCLALAALLGLAACSAERVSLFPSYKLQVVQGNELDPRAVVSLQPGMSRDQVQLLLGTPLLQDAFHADRWDYTFNTSRNGVIKDQSNLTLHFQNNALVKAEGNAIQKSIEALQAKQKAAAEAAAPAAQ; this is encoded by the coding sequence GTGAATAAAACCTTATGTCTGGCCTTGGCCGCCCTGCTGGGTTTGGCAGCTTGTTCTGCCGAGCGCGTATCCCTTTTCCCTTCTTACAAATTACAAGTCGTACAAGGCAACGAATTGGATCCGCGTGCCGTTGTATCTTTGCAACCGGGCATGAGCCGCGACCAAGTGCAGCTGCTGTTGGGCACGCCTTTGTTGCAAGATGCTTTCCATGCCGACCGCTGGGATTACACCTTCAACACCAGCCGCAACGGCGTGATTAAAGACCAATCCAACCTGACCTTGCATTTTCAAAACAATGCCTTGGTGAAAGCGGAAGGCAACGCCATCCAAAAATCCATTGAAGCCTTGCAGGCGAAGCAAAAAGCCGCAGCCGAAGCTGCCGCCCCGGCCGCACAATAA
- the fur gene encoding ferric iron uptake transcriptional regulator encodes MNTMENFSNIAQLKDSGLKVTGPRLKILDLFETHAEEHLSAEDVYRILLDEGIEIGVATIYRVLTQFEQAGILQRHHFETGKAVYELDKGDHHDHIVCVKCGVVTEFHNAEIEALQDKIAEENGYRIVDHALYMYGICADCQAKNKR; translated from the coding sequence TTGAATACTATGGAAAATTTCAGCAATATTGCGCAATTGAAAGACAGCGGTTTGAAAGTAACCGGTCCGCGCTTGAAAATCTTAGACTTGTTTGAAACGCATGCCGAAGAGCATTTGAGTGCCGAAGACGTGTACCGCATTTTGCTGGACGAAGGCATTGAAATCGGCGTGGCTACGATTTACCGCGTGTTGACCCAATTTGAGCAAGCGGGCATTTTGCAACGCCACCATTTTGAAACCGGCAAAGCGGTTTATGAATTGGATAAAGGCGACCACCATGACCACATCGTCTGCGTAAAATGCGGCGTGGTAACCGAATTCCACAATGCAGAAATCGAAGCCTTGCAAGACAAAATCGCCGAAGAAAACGGCTACCGCATTGTTGACCATGCTCTGTATATGTATGGCATCTGCGCGGATTGCCAAGCTAAAAACAAACGCTAA
- the prfH gene encoding peptide chain release factor H: protein MIYLQLSTAQGPAECQIFARCALQKILREAHAAGVQAEILDETESRHGLLSATFTLSGANADALAQRWLGTLQWTCASPVRPKHPRKNWYIGLFRLPELPDVPSESEIEYQTCRAGGKGGQHVNKTDSAVRAKHMATGISVRVESERSQHDNKKRARELLALKLAERHSAALGQHAADAHSQRYQVERGNPVRVFCGTDFREK, encoded by the coding sequence ATGATTTACCTGCAACTTTCCACCGCACAAGGCCCTGCCGAGTGCCAAATCTTCGCCCGTTGCGCCTTGCAGAAAATCCTGCGCGAAGCCCACGCCGCAGGCGTGCAGGCGGAAATATTGGATGAAACCGAAAGCCGCCACGGGCTGCTGTCCGCCACGTTTACCCTGAGCGGCGCGAACGCCGACGCACTCGCGCAACGCTGGCTCGGCACGCTGCAATGGACGTGCGCCAGCCCCGTGCGCCCGAAACATCCGCGCAAAAACTGGTATATCGGCCTGTTCAGACTGCCCGAATTGCCCGACGTGCCGTCTGAAAGCGAAATCGAATACCAAACCTGCCGCGCAGGCGGCAAAGGCGGCCAGCACGTCAACAAAACCGACAGCGCGGTGCGCGCCAAGCACATGGCCACCGGCATTTCCGTGCGCGTGGAAAGCGAACGCAGCCAGCACGACAACAAAAAACGCGCCCGCGAACTGCTCGCCCTAAAACTGGCCGAACGGCATTCCGCCGCCTTGGGACAACACGCCGCCGATGCGCATTCGCAGCGCTACCAAGTGGAACGCGGCAACCCGGTTCGGGTGTTTTGCGGTACGGATTTTAGAGAGAAATAA
- the dapB gene encoding 4-hydroxy-tetrahydrodipicolinate reductase, giving the protein MTALKVAIAGVNGRMGKVLVEAVNNHPDTVLSGAIEHSASEALGLDAGFALGLKTGVTITDDVDAVLAQSDVLIDFTRPEPTLKHLQKCVEQGVNIIIGTTGFDDVGKAAIKAAGDKIGVVFAANFSVGVNLTFHILDTVARVLNEGYDIEIIEGHHRHKVDAPSGTALRMGEVIADALGRDLKECAVYGREGHTGPRDPSTIGFATVRAGDIVGDHTALFATDGERVEITHKASSRMTFAAGAVRAAVWVSSQKGLFDMQDVLGLRN; this is encoded by the coding sequence ATGACTGCATTAAAAGTGGCCATCGCCGGCGTGAACGGCCGCATGGGCAAAGTATTGGTTGAAGCGGTAAACAACCACCCTGATACCGTGTTATCCGGCGCCATCGAGCATTCCGCTTCCGAAGCCTTGGGCTTGGATGCCGGCTTTGCTTTGGGTTTGAAAACCGGCGTGACCATCACCGACGATGTAGATGCCGTGTTGGCGCAAAGCGATGTGTTAATCGACTTCACCCGCCCTGAGCCAACCTTGAAACACCTGCAAAAATGTGTGGAACAAGGTGTCAACATCATCATCGGCACCACCGGTTTTGACGATGTAGGCAAAGCAGCGATTAAAGCGGCCGGTGACAAAATCGGCGTGGTGTTCGCCGCCAACTTCAGCGTGGGCGTGAACCTGACTTTCCACATTCTCGACACCGTTGCACGTGTATTGAACGAAGGCTACGACATCGAAATCATCGAAGGCCACCACCGCCACAAAGTCGATGCCCCAAGCGGCACGGCCTTGCGTATGGGTGAAGTAATTGCCGATGCACTCGGCCGCGATCTGAAAGAATGCGCCGTGTACGGCCGCGAAGGCCACACCGGCCCACGCGATCCATCAACCATCGGTTTTGCCACCGTGCGCGCGGGCGACATCGTCGGCGACCACACCGCATTGTTCGCCACCGACGGCGAGCGTGTGGAAATCACCCACAAAGCCAGCAGCCGCATGACCTTCGCCGCCGGTGCCGTACGCGCCGCCGTGTGGGTCAGCAGCCAAAAAGGTTTGTTCGACATGCAAGATGTATTGGGCTTGCGCAACTAA
- the hutW gene encoding heme anaerobic degradation radical SAM methyltransferase ChuW/HutW has product MLQTLQFQPKQAVPKAFPERQALMPIWGGIPLPQPKWQQTFEQALPHALDSDGLAYLHIPFCANHCVFCGFYRNAWKDGYSAVYTDKIIGELQRESAVRQGSGKIRAVYFGGGTPTALHTADLVRLVEACYRYLPLADDCEFTLEGRMSHFDLDKARAAVEAGVNRISIGVQTFNTAIRKRLGRKHGGEEAAEYLCRLADLNAVTVADLIFGLPGQTDDIWQQDIETAAALPLSGLDTYAFNLYPFLPISRMIEKGAFAQPAGFDSQSLQYAYAVGRLNELSWQQVSNNHFAYPERGERNRYNQLVKSDMPCLAFGSGAGGNFGGFSYQVQSDLRSYLATPEGSKSLSFVSRNGRHKKLLAQVQHDIELGRLNTALFADNAEARKLLQQWQAASLLETGSDGIARLNTSGRYWSPTLTRKLMLALPQTDEKETTMSQALSAEQQTVLRNTLADNPGQILEMLAGMHQCSLEQAIECLPPELVKKTDGSRIVEILQAIAAWDDAVTFIAHTPDAIVEVTSKLPGGKIGRGFYNFEHAEEGGVHGHIYYENCAAIYLIERPFMGKATVSLNFINRQGGAMFKIYVGRDENGELKTKQIDAMRALFA; this is encoded by the coding sequence ATGTTACAAACCCTACAATTCCAACCGAAACAGGCCGTACCCAAAGCCTTTCCCGAACGTCAGGCGCTGATGCCGATTTGGGGCGGCATTCCGCTGCCGCAACCGAAATGGCAGCAAACATTCGAACAAGCACTGCCGCATGCGCTCGATTCAGACGGCCTCGCTTATCTGCATATTCCCTTTTGCGCCAACCACTGCGTATTTTGCGGCTTTTACCGCAATGCGTGGAAAGACGGTTACAGCGCGGTTTACACCGATAAAATCATCGGCGAACTGCAACGCGAATCGGCCGTGCGCCAAGGCAGCGGCAAAATCCGTGCGGTATATTTCGGCGGCGGCACCCCGACGGCGCTGCACACAGCCGATTTGGTGCGTCTGGTCGAAGCCTGCTACCGCTATCTGCCACTGGCCGACGATTGCGAATTCACGCTCGAAGGCCGCATGAGCCATTTTGATTTGGACAAAGCGCGGGCGGCGGTCGAAGCCGGCGTCAACCGCATCTCCATTGGCGTGCAAACCTTCAACACCGCCATCCGCAAACGTTTGGGACGCAAACACGGCGGCGAAGAAGCAGCGGAATACCTGTGCCGTCTGGCGGATTTGAATGCCGTGACCGTGGCCGACTTGATTTTCGGTCTGCCGGGCCAAACCGACGACATTTGGCAGCAAGACATCGAAACCGCCGCCGCACTGCCGCTGTCGGGTTTGGACACTTACGCATTCAACCTTTATCCATTTCTGCCCATCAGCCGCATGATTGAAAAAGGCGCGTTTGCCCAACCGGCCGGCTTCGACAGCCAGTCATTGCAATACGCTTATGCAGTCGGCCGACTGAACGAATTGAGCTGGCAGCAGGTCAGCAACAACCATTTTGCCTACCCTGAACGCGGCGAACGCAACCGCTACAACCAACTGGTCAAATCCGATATGCCGTGCCTGGCGTTCGGCTCGGGCGCAGGCGGCAACTTCGGCGGCTTCAGCTATCAGGTGCAGAGCGACTTACGCAGCTATCTGGCCACGCCCGAAGGCAGCAAAAGCCTGTCGTTTGTGAGCCGCAACGGCCGCCACAAAAAACTTCTGGCGCAAGTGCAACACGATATCGAACTGGGCCGTCTGAATACCGCGCTGTTTGCCGACAACGCCGAAGCCCGAAAATTATTGCAGCAATGGCAGGCCGCCTCGCTGCTTGAAACAGGTTCGGACGGCATCGCCCGCCTGAACACCAGCGGCCGCTACTGGTCGCCCACCCTCACCCGCAAGCTCATGCTTGCCTTACCGCAAACCGATGAAAAGGAAACCACCATGTCACAAGCGCTTTCAGCCGAACAGCAAACCGTTTTACGCAACACCTTGGCCGACAATCCTGGTCAGATTCTGGAAATGCTGGCCGGCATGCACCAATGTTCGCTCGAGCAGGCCATCGAGTGCCTGCCGCCGGAATTGGTGAAAAAAACCGACGGCAGCCGCATCGTCGAAATTTTACAGGCCATCGCCGCATGGGATGACGCCGTGACCTTTATCGCGCACACACCGGACGCCATCGTCGAAGTCACCTCCAAACTGCCAGGCGGCAAAATCGGCCGCGGCTTCTACAATTTCGAACATGCCGAAGAAGGCGGCGTGCACGGCCACATTTATTACGAAAACTGCGCCGCCATCTACCTGATCGAACGTCCGTTTATGGGCAAAGCCACCGTTTCGCTCAACTTCATCAACCGTCAGGGCGGCGCCATGTTCAAAATCTACGTCGGCCGCGACGAAAACGGCGAACTCAAAACCAAACAAATCGACGCCATGCGCGCCCTGTTTGCCTAA
- a CDS encoding MarR family winged helix-turn-helix transcriptional regulator, producing MNLIDDIGRLMAHSTQLYEQWAKQYGFSYNTLAVLYGVVCYPDCTQKTICTHWNLPKQTVFSACRQLAEQGWLSFSPDPNDKRGKTLHLTELGQTAALPVIEKLQHIEQGIIQDFGATQAEHFIQELQRFTQIVARHTQEQ from the coding sequence ATGAACCTTATCGACGACATCGGCCGCCTGATGGCGCACTCGACCCAGCTTTACGAGCAATGGGCAAAACAATACGGCTTCAGCTACAACACGCTCGCGGTGTTATACGGCGTGGTATGTTATCCCGACTGCACGCAAAAAACCATTTGCACGCATTGGAACCTGCCCAAGCAAACCGTCTTTTCCGCCTGCCGCCAATTGGCCGAACAAGGCTGGTTAAGTTTTTCGCCTGATCCCAACGACAAACGCGGCAAAACGCTGCACCTAACCGAACTAGGCCAAACCGCCGCCCTGCCCGTTATTGAAAAATTGCAGCATATCGAGCAAGGCATCATCCAAGACTTCGGCGCAACACAAGCCGAACACTTTATTCAAGAACTGCAACGCTTTACCCAAATCGTTGCCCGACACACACAGGAACAATAA
- a CDS encoding AmpG family muropeptide MFS transporter, producing MTSSQNSTLKQIFSRRMLICIFTGFTSGLPLYFLINLIPAWLRSEHIDLKTIGLFALIGLPFTWKFIWSPIMDAVRLPFLGRRRGWMLVTQIGLLATLMAYAFLNPHQHMAIIMGLSVVVAFFSASQDIVLDAFRREILPDSELGLGNAIHVNAYRIAALVPGSLSLILADMMPWHNVFIITALFMIPGLLMTLFLAREPELPPSAPRTFKQTVVEPFSEFFTRKGVQQALLVLAFIFLYKLGDSMATALATPFYLDMGYSKTDIGIIAKNAGLWPAVIFGIIGGIWMLKLGINKALWLFGLVQIVTILGFVWLAGFGKFEVVTATERIMLAGVIGAEAVGVGLGTAAFVAYMARETNPAFTATQLALFTSLAAVPRTFINATTGYLIEWLGYVNFFWLCFFLAVPGMLLLFKVAPWNGERIRA from the coding sequence ATGACTTCATCTCAAAACAGCACGCTCAAGCAGATTTTCTCGCGTCGCATGCTGATCTGTATTTTCACCGGTTTCACCTCCGGCCTGCCGCTGTATTTTCTCATCAACCTGATTCCGGCATGGCTGCGTAGCGAACACATCGATTTGAAAACCATCGGTCTGTTTGCCTTAATCGGTTTGCCGTTTACTTGGAAATTCATTTGGTCGCCAATCATGGATGCCGTGCGCCTGCCGTTTCTCGGCCGCCGCCGTGGCTGGATGCTGGTGACGCAAATCGGCTTGCTGGCGACTTTGATGGCCTATGCCTTTTTGAATCCGCATCAGCACATGGCGATTATCATGGGTTTGTCGGTGGTGGTGGCGTTTTTCTCGGCCAGTCAGGATATTGTGTTGGATGCCTTTCGCCGCGAAATCCTGCCCGACAGCGAATTGGGCTTGGGCAATGCCATTCACGTCAACGCCTACCGCATCGCCGCTTTAGTGCCCGGCTCGCTCAGCCTGATTTTGGCCGACATGATGCCGTGGCACAATGTGTTCATCATCACCGCGCTGTTTATGATTCCGGGCTTGTTGATGACGCTGTTTTTAGCACGCGAACCGGAATTACCGCCAAGTGCGCCGCGCACCTTCAAACAAACCGTGGTCGAACCTTTCAGCGAATTTTTCACGCGTAAAGGCGTGCAACAGGCGCTGCTGGTATTGGCGTTTATTTTCCTTTATAAACTCGGCGACAGCATGGCCACCGCCTTGGCCACGCCGTTTTATCTCGACATGGGCTACAGCAAAACCGACATCGGCATCATCGCCAAAAATGCCGGCCTGTGGCCTGCGGTGATTTTCGGCATCATCGGCGGCATTTGGATGCTGAAGCTGGGCATCAACAAAGCCCTGTGGCTGTTTGGCTTGGTGCAGATTGTGACGATTTTGGGCTTTGTGTGGCTGGCCGGATTCGGCAAATTTGAAGTGGTCACCGCCACCGAACGCATTATGCTGGCCGGTGTGATTGGCGCAGAAGCCGTCGGCGTGGGCTTGGGCACAGCCGCGTTCGTGGCCTACATGGCGCGCGAAACCAACCCTGCGTTTACCGCCACACAATTGGCACTGTTCACCAGCTTGGCCGCCGTGCCACGCACGTTTATCAACGCCACCACCGGCTATCTCATCGAATGGCTGGGCTATGTGAATTTCTTCTGGCTATGTTTCTTCTTGGCCGTACCGGGTATGCTGCTGCTGTTTAAAGTCGCGCCATGGAACGGCGAACGCATCCGCGCATAA
- a CDS encoding chloride channel protein: MPKKKSLGYRIAHKLKQTERLSRKTMSFVFLLVGSALVALTALLFAHMAEYALELNAHLVQEYTWFAWVALPLGLPLIVWLTRRYAPYTVGSGIPQVLASLSLPHGAQKTRLISLGQTLLKIPLTFLGMLAGASIGREGPSVQVGAAVMTAWGSWCKKHNLAFKGMQENDLMAAGAAGGLAAAFNAPLAGVVFAIEELGRGVILRWERQILLGVLAAGFIQVAIQGNNPHFSGFHGSELDNMLTWVLAVGLLCGVTGGLFARMLYKGAASYAPEKIRGWIRRHPLMLAAIMGLLLAALGTLYQGQTYGTGYHEASGALRRMYDAPAGVAVAKWLATVFSYWAGIPGGIFTPSLTIGAMLGEHIAAIGQLESGVNVVVLLCMAGFLAGATQSPITSSVVVMEMTGGQNLLFWLLIAAIFASQVSRQFSPKPFYHAAGARFRQRVKEEYQQQQSKASES, encoded by the coding sequence ATGCCGAAAAAGAAATCCCTTGGCTATCGAATCGCCCACAAACTCAAACAAACCGAGCGGCTCTCCCGCAAAACCATGTCATTCGTCTTCCTGCTGGTCGGCTCTGCGCTGGTGGCGCTGACGGCGCTGCTGTTTGCGCACATGGCCGAATACGCGCTGGAACTGAATGCGCATTTGGTGCAGGAATACACGTGGTTTGCGTGGGTGGCTTTGCCGCTGGGTTTGCCGCTGATTGTATGGCTGACACGCCGTTACGCGCCTTATACCGTCGGCAGCGGCATTCCGCAGGTGCTGGCGTCGTTGAGCCTGCCGCACGGTGCGCAAAAAACGCGGCTGATTTCGCTCGGGCAAACCTTGCTGAAAATCCCGCTGACTTTTCTCGGCATGCTGGCCGGTGCATCCATCGGTCGTGAAGGGCCGTCGGTGCAGGTCGGCGCGGCGGTGATGACGGCGTGGGGTTCATGGTGTAAGAAACACAATCTTGCCTTTAAAGGCATGCAGGAAAACGATTTGATGGCTGCCGGTGCGGCCGGTGGTTTGGCGGCGGCGTTTAACGCGCCTTTGGCCGGTGTGGTGTTTGCCATTGAAGAGCTCGGTCGTGGCGTGATTTTGCGCTGGGAACGACAAATTCTGCTGGGCGTATTGGCGGCGGGTTTTATTCAAGTGGCGATTCAAGGCAACAACCCACACTTTTCGGGCTTTCACGGCAGCGAATTGGACAATATGCTGACGTGGGTGCTGGCGGTGGGTTTGTTGTGTGGTGTCACCGGCGGCCTGTTCGCGCGCATGTTGTATAAAGGCGCGGCATCGTATGCACCGGAAAAAATCCGCGGCTGGATTCGTCGTCACCCACTGATGCTGGCCGCCATCATGGGCTTATTGCTGGCGGCTTTGGGTACGTTGTATCAAGGCCAAACCTACGGTACGGGCTATCACGAAGCCTCAGGCGCATTGCGCCGAATGTACGATGCGCCGGCGGGTGTGGCGGTGGCAAAATGGCTGGCGACGGTGTTTTCTTATTGGGCGGGTATTCCGGGTGGTATTTTCACGCCGTCGCTGACCATCGGTGCGATGTTGGGCGAACACATTGCCGCCATCGGCCAATTGGAAAGTGGTGTCAATGTGGTGGTGTTGCTGTGTATGGCCGGGTTCTTGGCCGGCGCGACTCAATCGCCGATTACTTCCAGCGTGGTGGTGATGGAAATGACCGGCGGGCAGAACCTTTTGTTTTGGCTGTTGATCGCCGCGATTTTCGCTTCGCAGGTATCGAGACAATTTTCACCGAAACCGTTTTACCATGCCGCCGGTGCAAGATTCAGACAGCGAGTAAAGGAAGAGTATCAGCAGCAACAAAGCAAAGCTTCGGAATCTTGA
- the dapD gene encoding 2,3,4,5-tetrahydropyridine-2,6-dicarboxylate N-succinyltransferase, with protein sequence MSLQNIIETAFENRADITPTRVTPEVKEAVLETLRQLDSGELRVAERESVGKWKVNEWAKKAVLLSFRIQDNEVLNDGVNKYFDKVPTKFADWSEEEFQAAGFRAVPGAVARRGSFVGKNVVLMPSYVNIGAYVDEGAMVDTWATVGSCAQIGKNVHLSGGVGIGGVLEPLQANPTIIEDNCFIGARSEIVEGVIVEEGSVISMGVFIGQSTKILDRETGEIYQGRVPAGSVVVSGSMPSADGSHSLYCAVIVKKVDAQTRAKTSVNELLRGV encoded by the coding sequence ATGTCATTGCAAAACATCATCGAAACCGCGTTTGAAAACCGCGCCGACATCACCCCGACCAGAGTGACCCCTGAAGTCAAAGAAGCCGTATTGGAAACCCTGCGCCAATTGGATTCAGGCGAATTGCGCGTGGCCGAGCGCGAGAGCGTGGGCAAATGGAAAGTCAACGAATGGGCGAAAAAAGCCGTGTTGCTGTCTTTCCGCATCCAAGACAACGAAGTGTTGAATGACGGTGTGAACAAATATTTCGATAAAGTGCCGACCAAATTCGCCGACTGGTCTGAAGAAGAATTCCAAGCTGCCGGTTTCCGCGCGGTGCCGGGTGCCGTAGCGCGTCGCGGCAGCTTCGTGGGCAAAAATGTGGTGTTGATGCCATCATATGTAAACATCGGCGCGTATGTTGATGAAGGCGCGATGGTGGACACTTGGGCGACTGTCGGTTCTTGCGCGCAAATCGGTAAAAACGTGCACTTGTCAGGCGGCGTGGGCATTGGCGGCGTATTGGAGCCGTTGCAAGCCAATCCAACCATCATTGAAGACAACTGCTTCATCGGTGCGCGTTCTGAAATCGTTGAAGGCGTGATTGTAGAAGAAGGCAGCGTGATTTCTATGGGCGTGTTCATCGGTCAATCAACCAAAATCTTGGATCGTGAAACCGGCGAAATCTACCAAGGCCGCGTACCTGCCGGCTCAGTAGTGGTATCAGGCAGCATGCCTTCTGCCGACGGCAGCCACAGCCTGTATTGCGCCGTGATTGTGAAAAAAGTGGACGCGCAAACCCGCGCCAAAACCAGCGTGAACGAATTGTTGCGCGGTGTGTAA